A genomic segment from Hemitrygon akajei chromosome 27, sHemAka1.3, whole genome shotgun sequence encodes:
- the myog gene encoding myogenin: MELFETNPYYFTDQRLFDNENLFPSRLQGFEQPVYQDRLGSGLSADARSLEGALDEHVYSVSELQLQQQQQQQQQQQDCHGQCLLWACKTCKRKSVTLDRRKAATLREKRRLKKVNEAFEALKRSTLLNPNQRLPKVEILRSAIQYIERLQALLSTLNQQEKLHYTGSNMRQGVGVAIECGSSSASCSPEWSSSSDQCNTPYNTPSEHLLSVNEGQSTGSASLRSLSSIVDNITPESSPSSYLESNTPN; the protein is encoded by the exons ATGGAACTATTCGAAACCAACCCTTACTACTTTACAGACCAGCGGCTTTTCGACAATGAAAATCTCTTCCCTTCGCGCCTGCAAGGTTTTGAGCAGCCCGTGTACCAGGATCGGCTGGGGTCGGGGTTGAGCGCGGATGCCAGGTCGCTGGAAGGTGCTTTGGACGAACACGTGTACTCGGTATCGGAGTTGCAGCTccagcaacagcagcagcaacagcagcagcagcaggacTGCCACGGGCAGTGCTTGCTGTGGGCATGCAAGACCTGCAAGAGGAAATCCGTGACCTTGGACAGGAGAAAGGCGGCTACGCTGAGGGagaagaggaggctgaagaaagtcAACGAGGCGTTCGAGGCTCTGAAGCGAAGCACTTTGCTGAATCCCAATCAGAGACTGCCCAAAGTGGAAATCCTTCGCAGCGCCATTCAGTATATAGAGAGGCTCCAGGCTCTGCTCAGCACTTTGAATCAACAGGAGAAATTGCACTACACTGGCAGCAACATGCGTCAAGGG GTCGGCGTGGCGATTGAGTGCGGATCAAGCAGCGCCTCGTGTAGTCCCGAATGGAGCAGCTCATCGGATCAGTGTAacactccgtacaatactcccAGCG AGCACTTACTATCTGTGAATGAGGGCCAGTCCACTGGAAGTGCCAGCTTACGCTCTCTCTCCTCTATAGTGGATAACATTACTCCAGAGAGTTCACCGAGCAGCTATTTGGAGAGCAACACCCCAAACTGA